From one Papilio machaon chromosome 16, ilPapMach1.1, whole genome shotgun sequence genomic stretch:
- the LOC106713620 gene encoding magnetosome-associated protein MamJ, whose translation MKVFIFGLLLALANASPLPLNEEVDGPVEFIVNGVPEGEALDIGHILDIQLNKHVDGQVVASSDLLYPLTAQGLADAAAAQENAPVRPDPEGLPLPESPEPSPEVVIPGPIVLPMPVLPEVQPEPEVVIPGPIVLPMPVLPEVQPEPVLVEEEASQNPNGEIFNDGNVQVIVNGPEQPGVLSSIQSWFQMFLNYFSNGVQTTQQIF comes from the coding sequence atgaaGGTATTTATATTTGGATTATTACTGGCACTTGCCAACGCCAGCCCTTTGCCTTTGAATGAAGAAGTCGATGGACCAGTAGAGTTCATTGTCAATGGTGTACCTGAAGGAGAAGCATTAGACATCGGTCATATTCTTGATATCCAGCTTAACAAACATGTCGACGGTCAAGTGGTTGCTTCATCTGACCTTCTGTACCCATTAACTGCACAAGGGCTGGCTGATGCTGCTGCGGCTCAAGAAAACGCTCCCGTTAGACCTGATCCCGAAGGTTTACCTCTACCAGAATCACCTGAACCTTCTCCGGAAGTAGTCATCCCCGGTCCGATAGTTCTGCCCATGCCAGTCCTTCCTGAAGTACAACCTGAACCAGAGGTGGTCATACCCGGCCCGATTGTTCTGCCCATGCCAGTCCTTCCTGAAGTTCAACCAGAACCAGTACTAGTAGAAGAAGAGGCATCTCAAAACCCGAATGGTGAGATTTTCAATGACGGTAATGTACAAGTTATTGTCAACGGTCCCGAACAACCTGGAGTGCTCTCATCTATCCAAAGCTGGTTCCAAATGTTCCTGAACTACTTCAGCAACGGCGTGCAAACCACACAGCAgatattctaa
- the LOC106713619 gene encoding uncharacterized protein LOC106713619: MSLPTVTIDELSKGIDDPTTNASAKKLLEGILNDFMDLQYGKETPYTTGKQVIPSGCTAQDLDTAIADETTDKKFKAVFVKISDVNKSGDLTPQTNNGGWDPKYTPVLVLVTPNP, translated from the coding sequence ATGTCTCTCCCAACAGTCACGATCGACGAGCTGTCAAAGGGCATCGATGACCCTACCACCAATGCCAGCGCTAAGAAACTTCTAGAAGGAATCCTTAACGACTTCATGGACTTGCAATACGGCAAGGAGACTCCGTACACCACCGGCAAGCAAGTCATCCCCTCTGGTTGTACTGCTCAAGACTTAGACACCGCTATTGCAGATGAAACTACCGACAAAAAGTTTAAAGCTGTATTTGTTAAGATCTCGGATGTTAACAAGAGTGGTGATCTCACCCCGCAGACCAATAATGGTGGATGGGACCCCAAGTACACCCCCGTTCTTGTCCTTGTTACTCCTAACCCTTAG